The DNA segment TAATATCCATTTTTAGCCTTCCACTGAAACTAAAGGTTGTCTTTGAGCTAGCCACCGATCGCACTCATAGTGCGATCAGGTTGAGTGAATCCGTCATCGTTGATGCCGTGTCGTGCGGGCTTGTTCCACATCGCCTCTTGCCATTGTGAAGCGATCTCACCATCAGAAGCACCTGAGCGAAGTAGTGCTCGAAGATCATATTCATCGTCGTTAAACAAACACGAACGTATTCTTCCTTCAGCTGTTAACCGGGTACGATCGCATTCAGCACAAAACGGCTGTGAAACTGAGCTGATGAAACCTACAGTACCTGCCGGATACTCTTGGGTTCCTAAAGTGCCTGCCGCAACACCCCACAACGATGCCGGCGAACTGCCCCGCATTGACTTCGGAAACTCTTCGAGCTTGAAACTACGTTGTAATCGTTCGATCAACGAAGGTGACGTAATAATTTCAGCTTTATTCCATTGCCCTTTCGGACCGATCGGCATGTGTTCGATAAATCGTAGTTCCGCCCCGATATTCAACGCTAAACACAATAGCTTCTCTGATGAGTCATCGTTGACACCTGGTATCACGACTGCATTGATTTTCGCTGGAGAGAGTCCCGCTGCTGTAGCAGCACTAATACCTTCCATAACATGAGCAAAACGGTCGCGGCGAGTCAATTCTAAATATTCTTCACGCGAAGATGAATCTAAAGAAATATTTACCCTCTTGAGACCGGCGTCATGTAAGGCTCGTGCGCGATGCGAAAGTCCCAGACCATTAGTTGTCAGAGCGAGGTCCAGTTTTTCTCCATCTGTAGTACGCAACTGTGCACACTCAGACACGATCGTCTCGAGCCCTTTACGCAGTAACGGCTCGCCTCCAGTGAAACGAACTTTTGTAATGCCTAGGTAGTTAACGCCAATCCGAACCAACCGCACAACTTCTTCGTCAGTTAAAATTTTCGACAGCGGAAGGACAGGTAGTCCTTCTTCTGGCATGCAATAAAGGCACCGGAGGTTGCACCGATCGGTTAACGATACTCGCAGATCAGTAGCTCGCCGTCCAAACTTATCGACAAGCCCAAGCTGTTTTTCATTGGTAACACTTAACGATGACAGCGACCGTTCGTGCTGGCTTTTCACATTACCTCCGTATTCTTGCATAGATAACCGAGAATACCCGCATCGTTCTGCTCTATCCAAATCGAAAGACCTCTTTTAACGGTAAGCTATTCCCGTGCTCTCAATAGCTTTCGGACACTATCTAATGGAACGGATTGGAACGGATTTTCTTGACGATGAACGCATAGAGCACACAGCTCTCTATCTATCGATTTGATCCGCGCCCCACAATTCTTACATTTACGAGTTTCGCTTTGAAAGAGTAGCTGCGCCTCTGGATCCTGAAGTGTACGCCATGTTTGTGGCTGAGTTGCTTCGAGCGCACCTACTGGACATAAGTCGATACAGGAATGACATCCCCGGCAAAGGCGTTGAGAAAGAACTAACTTTTCGACTCTCTCACGCCCATTGTTTGTATCCGTTTGTATCTGCAACGCATCGTTTTTACACGCTTTGACGCAGACACCGCATAAAGTACATCCGTTCGCATCGAGTTGTACTCCTTTTGGAGCAGAAAAAACCTGGTCTGGGTCGGATATACTTAACGCTTCTATCGCTTGGGCAGTACGCTCTTGATCGTCCGCATGAAAGTCGATAGGCGATGTTATTTTAAAACCTAAAACGGCTCGCCGCGGGAGCGGAACATGTGGAAGGGAGATAGTTTTCCCCTGCCGGAACAACCGTTTTCGGGTCGGATGAAAATCCGTAACCAACCCCGGCGTAGCATTCTTCCATATAGAAGCCTTTTTCGTTTCGGCATCTTTATGTATACCGCAAGTATGTATCGAAACTTGACGTGCGCCAACAGCCAGAATCTGCGC comes from the Arcanobacterium phocisimile genome and includes:
- the moaA gene encoding GTP 3',8-cyclase MoaA translates to MKSQHERSLSSLSVTNEKQLGLVDKFGRRATDLRVSLTDRCNLRCLYCMPEEGLPVLPLSKILTDEEVVRLVRIGVNYLGITKVRFTGGEPLLRKGLETIVSECAQLRTTDGEKLDLALTTNGLGLSHRARALHDAGLKRVNISLDSSSREEYLELTRRDRFAHVMEGISAATAAGLSPAKINAVVIPGVNDDSSEKLLCLALNIGAELRFIEHMPIGPKGQWNKAEIITSPSLIERLQRSFKLEEFPKSMRGSSPASLWGVAAGTLGTQEYPAGTVGFISSVSQPFCAECDRTRLTAEGRIRSCLFNDDEYDLRALLRSGASDGEIASQWQEAMWNKPARHGINDDGFTQPDRTMSAIGG
- a CDS encoding 4Fe-4S dicluster domain-containing protein, with protein sequence MLDSVGLLLRWLAAQDSPELVVISCAKAPAISTPPGAINAILTGCIAQESDGVAAQILAVGARQVSIHTCGIHKDAETKKASIWKNATPGLVTDFHPTRKRLFRQGKTISLPHVPLPRRAVLGFKITSPIDFHADDQERTAQAIEALSISDPDQVFSAPKGVQLDANGCTLCGVCVKACKNDALQIQTDTNNGRERVEKLVLSQRLCRGCHSCIDLCPVGALEATQPQTWRTLQDPEAQLLFQSETRKCKNCGARIKSIDRELCALCVHRQENPFQSVPLDSVRKLLRARE